One genomic segment of Pseudomonas chlororaphis subsp. aurantiaca includes these proteins:
- a CDS encoding extracellular solute-binding protein — MMFKNTFLPTSLLRGLTITLLGLTLASPLTQAADPVSLTLYNGQHKEVGDAIAKAFEAKTGIHVNVRKGSSNQLASQIAEEGERSPADVIYTEESPPLNKLGEQGLLAKTDAATLEVLPKDYVAGNGTWIGITARVRVVAFNPKLIDEKDLPASVMEFSQPQWQGKVGFVPTSGAFQEQAVAIIKLHGMDAAEEWLTGLRAFGKTYSNNMVALKAVENSEVATVLVNNYYWFALQREKGQLDSKLHYFTGGDAGGLITVSSAAVLKSSKHPKEAQQFLAYMASEEGQRVITQTTAEYPLRKGLESDRGLKPFSELQAPKVTPADLGNAEEALELEREVGLN; from the coding sequence ATGATGTTTAAAAACACCTTCCTTCCAACATCCCTTCTGCGTGGCTTGACCATCACTTTGCTGGGCCTGACCCTGGCATCTCCACTCACTCAAGCAGCCGACCCGGTTTCCCTGACCCTCTACAACGGCCAACACAAGGAAGTCGGCGACGCCATCGCCAAGGCTTTCGAGGCCAAGACCGGCATTCACGTCAATGTGCGCAAAGGCAGCAGCAACCAGCTTGCCAGCCAGATCGCGGAAGAAGGCGAACGCTCTCCCGCCGACGTGATCTACACCGAAGAATCACCGCCCCTGAACAAACTCGGCGAGCAGGGCCTGCTGGCCAAGACCGATGCCGCGACCCTTGAAGTCCTGCCCAAGGATTACGTCGCCGGCAACGGCACCTGGATCGGCATCACCGCCCGCGTCCGCGTGGTGGCGTTCAACCCGAAGCTGATCGACGAAAAGGACCTGCCGGCATCGGTGATGGAGTTCTCCCAGCCACAATGGCAAGGCAAGGTAGGTTTCGTTCCTACCAGCGGCGCATTCCAGGAACAGGCCGTGGCAATCATCAAGCTGCACGGAATGGACGCCGCCGAGGAATGGCTGACCGGCCTGCGCGCCTTCGGCAAGACCTACAGCAATAACATGGTGGCCTTGAAGGCCGTGGAAAACAGCGAAGTCGCCACCGTGCTGGTGAACAACTATTACTGGTTCGCCCTGCAACGCGAAAAAGGCCAGCTGGACTCGAAGCTGCACTATTTCACCGGCGGCGATGCCGGCGGGCTGATCACCGTATCCAGCGCCGCGGTACTCAAGTCCAGCAAACACCCCAAGGAAGCCCAGCAATTCCTCGCCTATATGGCCAGCGAAGAAGGCCAGCGCGTGATCACCCAGACCACCGCCGAATACCCGCTGCGCAAAGGCCTGGAATCGGATCGCGGCCTCAAGCCGTTCAGTGAGCTGCAAGCGCCGAAAGTCACCCCGGCCGACCTTGGCAACGCCGAAGAAGCCCTGGAACTGGAACGCGAAGTCGGCCTGAACTGA